Within the Micromonospora citrea genome, the region CATCTCCTGGCTCGACTCGAAGCACTCCTTCTCGTTCTCGCGGCACTACGACCCGGCCAACACCCACCACGGTCTGCTGCTGGTCAACAACGACGACGTGGTCCGGCCGGGCGCCGGCTTCGAGACGCATCCCCACCAGGACATGGAGATCGTCACCTGGGTGCTGCGCGGGTCGTTGGTGCACCAGGACTCGACCGGTCACTCCGGGGTGATCTACCCGGGGCTGGCGCAGCGGATGAGCGCCGGGAGCGGCATCCTGCACTCCGAGAAGAACGACTCCTGGCGGCTCGACGGCCGCGACCCGCACACCGACCCCGTGCACTTCGTGCAGATGTGGGTGCTGCCGGACGAACAGGGCGTCGACCCCGGGTACGAGCAGCTCGAGATCGACGACCGGCTCCTGCGCGGCGCCCTGGTGCCCGTGGCCTCCGGAATGGAACGCCACGACGGGGCCGCGGCGATCCGAATCCGCAACCGCCTCGCCGCCCTGCACGCCGCCCGCCTCGAACCCGGCGACGCGGTGGATCTGCCCGACGCGCCCTTCGTCCACCTGTACGTGCCGACCGGCGCGGTCGCCTTGGAGGGCAGCGGTCCGCTCGGCACCGGCGACGCCGCCCGGCTCACCATGACGGGCGGGCGACGAGTCACCGCCACCGAGCCGGCCGAGATCCTGGTCTGGGAGATGCACGCCACCCTCGCCTGACCCCCGCCCCCTCCGCGCCCCCGCACCCTCCCGCGA harbors:
- a CDS encoding pirin family protein — encoded protein: MTAPAPAVDVRRAADRFATRISWLDSKHSFSFSRHYDPANTHHGLLLVNNDDVVRPGAGFETHPHQDMEIVTWVLRGSLVHQDSTGHSGVIYPGLAQRMSAGSGILHSEKNDSWRLDGRDPHTDPVHFVQMWVLPDEQGVDPGYEQLEIDDRLLRGALVPVASGMERHDGAAAIRIRNRLAALHAARLEPGDAVDLPDAPFVHLYVPTGAVALEGSGPLGTGDAARLTMTGGRRVTATEPAEILVWEMHATLA